One Sphingomonas kaistensis genomic window, CCTTGCGGGTCTCGCCGGTGGGCGCGGTCCATTCCCAGTCGGTGCTGATGCTGTCGCGCGTGATCCCGGCTTCCGGCCCGGTAATCATCCGGTCCTCGCCGAGCATCTTGTTGACCAGGGTCGACTTGCCCGCGTTCGGGCGTCCGACGATCGCCAGATGCAGCGGCCGCATCGGGTCCTCGTGATCGAGCTCGGGCTCTTCCTCGATCTCGCGCTCGACGTGCGGGCGGAGCGATTCGAACAGGTCGACCAGCCCCTCGCCATGTTCGGCGGACAGCGCGATGGGTTCGCCGAATCCGAGGGAGAAGGCTTCCAGCCGGCCGCTTTCGCCCTGCCGCCCTTCGGCCTTGTTGGCGGCGACGATCACCGGCGTGTCTTCCTGCCGCAGCCAGCGGGCGATTTCCTCGTCGAGCGGGGTGACGCCTTCGCGCGCATCGATCAGGAACAGCGCGGCGTCGGCCTCTCGGATCGCGGCCTCGGTCGAACGACGCATCCGGCCGGGCAGGCTGGCGGGATCTTCATCCTCGAAGCCCGCCGTATCCATCACCTGGAATTCGAGGCCCAGCAACTGGCCGTCGCCGACACGGCGATCACGGGTGACGCCCGGGCGGTCGTCGACCAGCGCCACGCGCTTGCCGACGAGGCGGTTGAACAGGGTCGATTTGCCGACGTTGGGACGTCCGACGATGGCAACGA contains:
- the der gene encoding ribosome biogenesis GTPase Der encodes the protein MPQPIVAIVGRPNVGKSTLFNRLVGKRVALVDDRPGVTRDRRVGDGQLLGLEFQVMDTAGFEDEDPASLPGRMRRSTEAAIREADAALFLIDAREGVTPLDEEIARWLRQEDTPVIVAANKAEGRQGESGRLEAFSLGFGEPIALSAEHGEGLVDLFESLRPHVEREIEEEPELDHEDPMRPLHLAIVGRPNAGKSTLVNKMLGEDRMITGPEAGITRDSISTDWEWTAPTGETRKVKLVDTAGLRKRAKVDDKLEWLSAQDTRRAIDMAEVVVLLLDATRGLEVQDLKIASAVIEEGRALVVAVNKWDVAEHASSLFNGIKAALEEGLSQLKNVPVLTVSAVTGKGIDQLIGAAFTLREGWNRRVSTGELNRWFEAAVEQNPPPAPGGKRIKLRYITQIKTRPPTFVVFGTRVDQLPESYRRYLLNSLRKQFDLGAVPLRMTLRAPKNPFDQK